A single genomic interval of Haloterrigena salifodinae harbors:
- a CDS encoding DJ-1/PfpI family protein, with product MSQQILLLAGDFVEDYEVMVPFQALQMVGHEVHAVCPEKESGDACPTAIHDFEGDQTYTEKPGHNFELNHDFDAVDPSEYDALVVPGGRAPEYLRTYDEIIEIVRHFFEAEKPVASLCHGVQLLAAADVLEGRTCTGYPALEADVTIAGGEWVDGVTRDGNLVTGQAWPDHPDWLAEFLDVLGTEIDHADAAPAAADD from the coding sequence ATGTCACAACAGATTCTGCTCCTCGCGGGCGACTTCGTCGAGGACTACGAGGTAATGGTCCCGTTCCAGGCGCTCCAGATGGTCGGCCACGAGGTCCACGCCGTCTGTCCCGAGAAGGAGAGCGGCGACGCCTGTCCGACGGCGATCCACGACTTCGAGGGCGATCAGACCTACACCGAGAAGCCGGGGCACAACTTCGAGCTAAACCACGACTTCGACGCCGTCGATCCGTCGGAATACGACGCGCTGGTCGTCCCCGGCGGCCGCGCACCCGAATACCTCCGAACCTACGACGAGATCATCGAGATCGTCCGGCACTTCTTCGAGGCGGAGAAACCCGTCGCGTCGCTCTGTCACGGCGTCCAGCTCCTCGCCGCCGCGGACGTCCTCGAGGGACGGACCTGTACCGGCTATCCGGCGCTCGAGGCCGACGTGACGATCGCCGGCGGCGAGTGGGTAGACGGCGTCACGCGCGACGGCAACCTCGTGACGGGACAGGCCTGGCCGGACCACCCCGACTGGCTCGCTGAATTCCTCGACGTGCTCGGCACCGAGATCGATCACGCGGACGCCGCGCCGGCCGCCGCGGACGACTGA
- a CDS encoding carboxymuconolactone decarboxylase family protein has product MVTTETRAEIEEYLGRVPSWIDALPEPAADHSWGIVRDLELEETELEGREKALVALGAASAMQCPYCVHFHREEAKLEEVTDEELSEAIGVASSVRYFSTVLHGAEIDHETFVSETKEIVDHVRDQQAAAPSDD; this is encoded by the coding sequence ATGGTAACAACCGAGACGCGAGCGGAAATCGAAGAGTACCTTGGACGCGTTCCGAGCTGGATCGACGCGCTCCCGGAGCCGGCCGCGGACCACAGCTGGGGGATCGTCCGCGACCTCGAGCTCGAGGAGACCGAACTCGAAGGGCGGGAAAAGGCACTGGTCGCCCTCGGCGCGGCGTCGGCGATGCAGTGTCCGTACTGCGTGCACTTCCACAGGGAGGAGGCGAAACTCGAGGAGGTGACCGACGAGGAACTGTCCGAAGCGATCGGGGTCGCCAGTAGCGTGCGATACTTCTCGACGGTGTTACACGGTGCGGAGATCGACCACGAGACGTTCGTCTCCGAGACTAAGGAGATCGTCGACCACGTCAGGGATCAGCAGGCCGCGGCGCCGAGCGACGACTGA
- a CDS encoding FAD-dependent oxidoreductase, whose amino-acid sequence MSDDFDPESASPRPESLWLATTPTTDYDPLEGDLEVDVAVVGGGITGLTAAIELQEAGKTVAVLESDRIVESTTGHTTAKLTSQHGLIYDTLVSKFGRKRAGQYARANEAAIDAVERRVEEHDIDCDFRRTPAYTYAASSDDVSKVSEEVETAQRLGLPAEYVEETPLPFETNGAVRFDEQAEFHPRKYLLAIAEQIHENDGDSAVFEETRAVDIDPGEPCRVETERGAVVADDVVVATHFPVFDRAGYFSRMHPHRAYLLAVRVDEEPPEGMYYNTASPPATIRTQPAEPADDTDEPEELVLVGGQSHKPSVSGPPTSERYRRCEQFAREHFSVESIEYRWSTMDYSPVDKVPFIGQIDPLAEHVYVGTGFKGWGMSGGTAAGMILADLIVDGTNPWADVFDPQRFTPKASAKSFLEENAKVGGSFVGDRIKSFLASIGADGSDIPDPDEGGIIRRTGRPMGVYRDEGGSVHAVSAVCPHMGCLVRWNDAERTWDCPCHGSRFTHEGDVLSGPALEGLPYRKL is encoded by the coding sequence ATGTCGGATGATTTCGACCCCGAATCCGCGTCCCCGCGCCCGGAATCGCTGTGGCTAGCCACGACGCCGACCACTGACTACGACCCGCTCGAGGGCGACCTCGAGGTGGACGTCGCCGTCGTCGGCGGCGGCATCACTGGGCTGACCGCCGCGATCGAGTTGCAGGAGGCTGGAAAGACGGTCGCGGTCCTCGAGTCGGACCGCATCGTCGAGAGCACGACCGGCCACACGACGGCCAAACTGACCTCCCAGCACGGGCTGATCTACGATACGCTCGTCTCCAAATTCGGACGGAAGCGGGCCGGACAGTACGCCCGGGCGAACGAGGCCGCGATCGACGCTGTCGAACGCCGCGTCGAAGAACACGATATCGACTGCGACTTTCGGCGGACGCCGGCCTACACGTACGCGGCGTCGTCCGACGACGTCTCGAAGGTCAGCGAGGAGGTGGAGACGGCCCAGCGGCTCGGGCTCCCGGCCGAGTACGTCGAAGAGACGCCCCTCCCGTTCGAGACCAACGGGGCGGTTCGGTTCGACGAGCAGGCGGAGTTCCACCCGCGGAAGTACCTGCTCGCGATCGCCGAGCAGATCCACGAGAATGACGGCGACAGCGCCGTCTTCGAGGAGACCCGCGCGGTCGATATCGATCCCGGCGAGCCCTGTCGCGTCGAGACCGAACGCGGCGCGGTCGTCGCCGACGACGTCGTCGTGGCCACGCACTTCCCCGTGTTCGATCGGGCCGGCTACTTCTCGCGGATGCACCCCCACCGGGCCTACCTGCTGGCGGTCCGCGTCGACGAGGAGCCGCCCGAGGGGATGTACTACAACACGGCATCGCCGCCGGCCACAATTCGAACGCAGCCGGCCGAACCGGCCGACGACACCGACGAACCCGAAGAACTCGTCCTCGTCGGCGGCCAGAGCCACAAGCCGAGCGTCAGCGGGCCGCCGACCTCCGAACGGTATCGACGCTGCGAGCAGTTCGCCCGCGAACACTTCAGCGTCGAATCGATCGAGTACCGGTGGTCGACGATGGACTACTCGCCGGTCGACAAGGTACCCTTCATCGGGCAGATCGATCCGCTGGCCGAGCACGTCTACGTCGGTACCGGATTCAAGGGCTGGGGAATGTCCGGCGGCACCGCCGCGGGGATGATCCTCGCCGACCTGATTGTCGACGGCACGAATCCCTGGGCCGACGTGTTCGACCCCCAGCGGTTCACCCCAAAGGCGTCGGCTAAGAGCTTCCTCGAGGAGAACGCGAAAGTCGGCGGCAGTTTCGTCGGCGATCGAATCAAGTCCTTCCTCGCCTCGATCGGCGCCGACGGGAGCGATATTCCCGACCCCGACGAGGGCGGGATCATTCGCCGGACCGGCCGCCCGATGGGCGTCTACCGCGACGAGGGGGGCTCGGTCCACGCCGTCTCCGCGGTCTGTCCGCACATGGGCTGTCTCGTCCGGTGGAACGACGCCGAGCGGACGTGGGACTGCCCCTGTCACGGCTCGCGGTTTACCCACGAGGGGGACGTGCTCTCCGGGCCCGCGCTCGAGGGACTGCCGTATCGGAAGCTGTGA
- a CDS encoding sodium-dependent transporter produces the protein MARETWASRAGFILAAVGSAIGLGNIWRFPWMTAENGGSAFLLLYLLIVLVVGVPGLLAAFVIGRRANRNPVGAFKSLAGSRFWTALGVLCVVTSIMLMSFYSVVGGWILRYFLESATGAYFADPGAHFAAISYGAEAFGFQLAVLAATSLIVAAGIRRGIEATTKVMMPGVVLLLIGLAVWAAQQPGAAQGYEFYLEFDGAYLAENFLSVLGSAAGQALFTLSIGSGTMITYASYVDDDRSLPLDASAIAVFNLGIGILAGLVVFPLLFSFAPGPTEGGPGALFVGIAGAFANLPGGRLLGAVFFLVVLLAALTSLISMLEIPVSFLVDEFDLERSTATWGLFGLVALTGGVNAFSPAVFTLFADQLVDLLLVLGLTGFMMYTAWVLGPAAIEEYLEGAGPLSRPLVIPWRYAIGTVFPAFLLFTFYADVAAVIGLSTGTGPLLVATLLTVVPLVLVARRSVSENRPQPSESAD, from the coding sequence ATGGCACGTGAGACTTGGGCGAGTCGCGCCGGATTCATTCTGGCCGCGGTCGGAAGCGCAATCGGCTTGGGGAACATCTGGCGGTTCCCGTGGATGACCGCGGAAAACGGCGGGAGCGCCTTTCTGCTGTTGTATCTGCTTATCGTCCTCGTCGTCGGGGTGCCGGGATTGCTGGCCGCGTTCGTGATCGGTCGACGGGCGAATCGGAACCCGGTCGGAGCGTTCAAATCGCTCGCCGGATCGCGTTTCTGGACGGCGCTGGGCGTGCTCTGCGTCGTCACCTCGATCATGCTGATGTCGTTCTACAGCGTCGTCGGCGGGTGGATCCTTCGGTACTTCCTCGAGAGCGCGACGGGCGCCTACTTCGCGGATCCCGGCGCCCACTTCGCGGCGATCAGCTACGGTGCCGAAGCGTTCGGCTTCCAACTCGCCGTCCTCGCGGCCACGTCGCTGATCGTCGCCGCGGGGATCAGACGCGGCATCGAGGCGACGACGAAGGTGATGATGCCCGGCGTCGTCCTGTTGCTCATCGGACTCGCGGTCTGGGCGGCCCAGCAGCCCGGCGCTGCACAGGGTTACGAGTTCTACCTCGAGTTCGACGGCGCCTACCTCGCGGAGAACTTCCTCTCGGTGTTGGGGTCGGCCGCCGGCCAGGCGTTGTTCACCCTCTCGATCGGCAGCGGAACGATGATTACCTACGCCTCCTACGTCGACGACGACCGCTCGTTGCCCCTCGACGCCTCGGCCATCGCCGTGTTCAACCTCGGCATCGGTATCCTGGCCGGACTCGTGGTCTTCCCGTTGCTGTTCTCGTTCGCGCCGGGGCCGACCGAGGGCGGCCCTGGCGCCCTGTTCGTCGGGATCGCCGGCGCGTTCGCGAACCTGCCCGGCGGGCGACTCCTCGGCGCGGTCTTCTTCCTCGTCGTGCTCCTCGCCGCCCTCACGAGTTTGATCAGCATGCTCGAGATCCCGGTCTCGTTTCTGGTCGACGAGTTCGATCTCGAGCGGTCGACGGCGACGTGGGGGCTATTCGGACTGGTCGCACTCACCGGCGGCGTGAACGCGTTCAGCCCCGCGGTGTTTACGCTGTTCGCGGACCAGCTCGTCGATCTCCTCCTGGTGCTCGGCCTGACCGGGTTTATGATGTACACGGCCTGGGTGCTCGGTCCGGCCGCGATCGAGGAGTACCTCGAAGGCGCGGGGCCGCTCTCGCGCCCGCTGGTGATCCCGTGGCGGTACGCCATCGGGACCGTCTTCCCGGCGTTCCTTCTCTTTACGTTCTACGCCGACGTTGCGGCCGTGATCGGCCTCTCGACGGGAACGGGGCCGTTGTTGGTGGCGACGCTGCTGACGGTGGTCCCGCTCGTCCTCGTGGCCCGCCGTTCCGTCTCCGAAAACCGACCGCAACCGAGCGAGAGCGCGGACTGA
- the dnaK gene encoding molecular chaperone DnaK — protein MASNKILGIDLGTTNSAFAVMEGGDPEIIVNSEGERTTPSVVGFTDDERLVGKPAKNQAVQNPEKTIQSIKRHIGEEDYTVEIEDEEYTPEQISAMILQKIKRDAEDYLGDEIEKAVITVPAYFSDRQRQATKDAGEIAGFEVERIINEPTAASMAYGLDDDSDQTVLVYDLGGGTFDVSILDLGGGVYEVVATNGDNDLGGDDWDEAIIDWLAEEFEAEHGIDLRDDRQALQRLKDAAEEAKIELSSRKETEINLPFITATDDGPIHLEESLTRAKFESLTSDLIDRTVEPTEQALDDAGYEKDDIDEVLLVGGSTRMPQVEEKVEELTGKEPQKNVNPDEAVALGAAIQGGVLGGEVDDIVLLDVTPLSLGIEVKGGLFERLIEKNTTIPTEESKIFTTAADNQTSVQVRVFQGERELAEKNELLGEFHLTGIPPAPAGTPQIEVTFSIDENGIVNVSAEDKGSGESEEITIEGGAGLSDSEIEKMQEEAEKHAEEDKEKRERIEARNTAEATIQRAETLLEENDEEVDDDLRADIEAAIEDLEETIDDGDADAEDIEAATEDLSKELQEIGKQIHQEAGAAGAGAGGAAGGAAGGAAAGGPGGMGGGPNPGPDAGAAGGEDEEFVDADFEDVEDDDE, from the coding sequence ATGGCGAGCAACAAGATTCTCGGAATCGACCTTGGGACGACGAACAGCGCCTTTGCAGTAATGGAAGGCGGCGATCCGGAGATCATCGTCAACTCCGAAGGCGAACGGACGACGCCCTCCGTCGTCGGCTTTACCGACGACGAGCGACTCGTCGGGAAACCGGCGAAGAACCAGGCCGTTCAGAACCCCGAGAAGACGATCCAGTCGATCAAGCGCCACATCGGCGAAGAGGACTACACCGTCGAGATCGAGGACGAGGAGTACACGCCCGAACAGATCTCGGCGATGATCCTCCAGAAGATCAAGCGCGACGCCGAGGACTATCTGGGCGACGAGATCGAGAAGGCCGTCATCACGGTCCCGGCGTACTTCTCGGACCGACAGCGCCAGGCGACCAAGGACGCCGGCGAGATCGCCGGCTTTGAGGTCGAGCGCATCATCAACGAGCCGACGGCCGCCTCGATGGCCTACGGCCTCGACGACGATTCCGACCAGACCGTTCTCGTCTACGACCTCGGCGGCGGGACGTTCGACGTCTCCATTCTCGATCTCGGCGGCGGCGTCTACGAGGTCGTCGCGACCAACGGCGACAACGACCTCGGCGGCGACGACTGGGACGAGGCGATCATCGACTGGCTCGCCGAGGAGTTCGAGGCGGAACACGGTATCGACCTCCGCGACGACCGACAGGCCCTCCAGCGGCTCAAGGACGCCGCCGAGGAGGCCAAGATCGAACTCTCCTCGCGCAAGGAGACCGAGATCAACCTGCCGTTCATCACGGCGACCGACGACGGCCCCATCCACCTCGAGGAGTCGCTCACCCGCGCCAAGTTCGAGTCGCTGACCAGCGACCTCATCGACCGCACCGTCGAGCCCACCGAGCAGGCCCTTGATGACGCGGGCTACGAGAAGGACGATATCGACGAGGTCCTCCTCGTCGGCGGTTCCACCCGCATGCCCCAGGTCGAGGAGAAGGTCGAGGAACTGACGGGCAAAGAGCCCCAGAAGAACGTCAACCCCGACGAGGCCGTCGCACTGGGCGCGGCGATCCAGGGCGGCGTGCTGGGCGGCGAGGTCGACGACATCGTCCTGCTCGACGTCACGCCCCTCTCGCTCGGTATCGAGGTCAAGGGCGGTCTCTTCGAGCGCCTCATCGAGAAGAACACGACGATCCCGACCGAGGAGTCGAAGATCTTCACCACGGCGGCAGACAACCAGACCTCCGTGCAGGTCCGGGTCTTCCAGGGCGAGCGCGAACTGGCCGAGAAGAACGAACTGCTCGGCGAGTTCCACCTGACCGGCATCCCGCCAGCCCCCGCCGGAACGCCCCAGATCGAGGTCACGTTCTCCATCGACGAGAACGGGATCGTCAACGTCTCCGCCGAGGACAAGGGCTCCGGCGAGAGCGAGGAGATCACCATCGAGGGCGGCGCCGGGCTCTCCGACTCCGAGATCGAGAAGATGCAGGAGGAAGCCGAGAAACACGCCGAGGAGGACAAGGAGAAACGCGAGCGCATCGAGGCTCGCAACACCGCCGAGGCGACGATCCAGCGCGCCGAGACCCTCCTCGAGGAGAACGACGAGGAGGTCGACGACGATCTCCGCGCCGACATCGAGGCCGCGATCGAGGACCTCGAGGAGACGATCGACGACGGCGACGCCGACGCCGAGGACATCGAGGCCGCAACCGAGGACCTGAGCAAGGAACTCCAGGAGATCGGCAAGCAGATCCATCAGGAGGCCGGCGCAGCGGGCGCCGGCGCTGGCGGTGCGGCCGGTGGCGCCGCAGGCGGCGCAGCCGCCGGCGGCCCCGGCGGCATGGGCGGCGGCCCGAACCCCGGTCCCGACGCTGGTGCGGCCGGCGGCGAAGACGAGGAGTTCGTCGACGCGGACTTCGAAGACGTTGAAGACGACGACGAGTAA
- the grpE gene encoding nucleotide exchange factor GrpE, with the protein MSEDEGTDAPAQGVPSEDHSGDADPSDSESTTDADESAVNADATKTETDSSNSSAAGEGSEEHAGDESSADATGETASRPETSDDVQQLLDRVTEYDDELAHKINAIVEEARDLNGTVSDQREELEDLTERVEEQAATIEDLQDELEAREERLEETEDEVEDLKSRLKRKQADFQNYKKRAKKRQEQIKDRATEDLVERLLGVRDNLKRALEEDSDDADSLREGVEMTLREFDRILEDENVSEIDPEPGTETDPQRHEVMMQVDSAQPEGTVADVYTPGYEMGDKVIQNAQVTVSNGELEAEDGEDDATDESDEAVDDGSTADSDGDESDDESEGAIELGGEVADEDGQTEGDDEATADSE; encoded by the coding sequence ATGAGCGAAGACGAGGGCACGGACGCTCCCGCCCAGGGTGTCCCGTCCGAGGACCACTCCGGCGACGCCGATCCGTCCGACAGCGAATCGACGACGGACGCCGACGAATCGGCCGTCAACGCCGACGCGACGAAGACGGAGACCGACTCGTCGAACTCGTCGGCCGCCGGCGAGGGCTCGGAGGAGCACGCGGGCGACGAATCGAGCGCGGACGCGACCGGCGAGACGGCGTCGCGACCCGAAACGAGCGACGACGTCCAGCAACTCCTCGATCGCGTCACGGAGTACGACGACGAACTCGCGCACAAGATCAACGCCATCGTCGAGGAGGCCCGGGACCTGAATGGGACCGTCTCCGACCAGCGCGAGGAACTCGAGGACCTGACCGAACGCGTCGAGGAACAGGCCGCGACGATCGAGGACCTCCAGGACGAACTCGAGGCCCGCGAGGAGCGACTCGAAGAGACCGAAGACGAGGTCGAGGACCTGAAGAGCCGGCTGAAGCGCAAACAGGCCGACTTCCAGAACTACAAGAAGCGGGCCAAGAAGCGCCAGGAGCAGATCAAGGACCGCGCGACCGAGGACCTCGTCGAACGACTGCTCGGCGTCCGGGACAACCTGAAACGCGCCCTCGAGGAGGACAGCGACGACGCCGACAGCCTCCGCGAGGGCGTCGAGATGACCCTCAGGGAGTTCGACCGCATCCTCGAGGACGAGAACGTCTCGGAGATCGATCCCGAACCCGGCACCGAGACCGATCCGCAGCGCCACGAGGTCATGATGCAGGTTGACAGCGCCCAGCCCGAAGGGACCGTCGCCGACGTCTACACACCCGGCTACGAGATGGGCGACAAGGTCATCCAGAACGCGCAGGTGACCGTTTCCAACGGCGAACTCGAGGCCGAAGACGGCGAGGACGACGCGACGGACGAAAGCGACGAGGCTGTGGACGACGGATCGACGGCCGATTCCGACGGGGACGAATCGGACGACGAGAGCGAAGGTGCGATCGAACTCGGCGGCGAGGTCGCAGACGAGGACGGTCAGACGGAGGGCGACGACGAAGCGACCGCCGACTCGGAGTAA
- the dnaJ gene encoding molecular chaperone DnaJ, whose amino-acid sequence MSEDFYDVLGVDADASAEEIKQAYRQKATEYHPDVSDDPDAEEKFKKIQKAKKVLTDEEKRQAYDRMGHDRYEQAEKHGFDASEGGAGAGGMGGGPFGGMGGGGGMGGGGLGDIFEQVFGGGGGRGRRRPRKGRDLRTELEINLEEAYEGVQKQFTVERPEECDVCEGEGHPPEADSQTCPECQGRGQVTQVQQTPLGRVQQTTTCPRCEGDGTLYSESCDECRGEGYVRNEAQLTVEVPAGIQEGQTLRMEREGAPSPEGGRHGDLLIDVSVQDHEEFEREGDDLQYRLPISFPQATFGDTVEIPTLSSAVELDIPKGTQSGETFRLEGEGMPRLRGRGHGDLHVQVQIVTPESLNEEQREALEAFAEAGGDEIEVNEGFFEKIKRAF is encoded by the coding sequence ATGAGCGAGGACTTCTACGACGTACTCGGTGTTGACGCCGACGCGTCCGCCGAGGAGATCAAACAGGCCTACCGGCAGAAGGCCACCGAGTATCATCCGGACGTGAGCGACGACCCCGACGCCGAGGAGAAATTCAAGAAGATCCAGAAGGCGAAGAAGGTCCTCACCGACGAGGAGAAGCGCCAGGCCTACGACCGCATGGGCCACGACCGCTACGAACAGGCCGAGAAACACGGCTTCGACGCCAGCGAGGGCGGCGCCGGTGCCGGCGGGATGGGCGGCGGCCCGTTCGGCGGCATGGGCGGCGGTGGCGGCATGGGCGGCGGCGGTCTCGGCGACATCTTCGAGCAGGTCTTCGGCGGTGGCGGCGGGCGCGGCCGCCGGCGACCGCGCAAGGGTCGGGACCTGCGAACCGAACTCGAGATCAACTTAGAGGAGGCCTACGAGGGCGTTCAAAAGCAGTTCACCGTCGAGCGACCCGAGGAGTGCGACGTCTGTGAGGGCGAGGGCCATCCGCCGGAGGCGGACTCCCAGACCTGTCCGGAGTGTCAGGGCCGGGGCCAGGTGACGCAGGTCCAGCAGACGCCGCTGGGCCGGGTCCAGCAGACGACCACCTGTCCGCGCTGTGAAGGCGACGGAACACTGTACTCCGAGTCCTGCGACGAGTGTCGGGGCGAGGGCTACGTCCGCAACGAGGCCCAGTTGACCGTCGAAGTCCCCGCCGGTATTCAGGAGGGCCAGACACTTCGGATGGAGCGCGAGGGCGCGCCGAGTCCCGAAGGCGGCCGGCACGGCGACCTCCTGATCGACGTCTCGGTTCAGGACCACGAGGAGTTCGAACGCGAGGGCGACGACCTCCAGTATCGGCTCCCCATCTCGTTCCCGCAGGCCACCTTCGGCGACACCGTCGAAATCCCGACGCTTTCCAGCGCCGTCGAACTCGACATCCCGAAGGGAACCCAGAGCGGCGAGACCTTCCGCCTCGAGGGCGAGGGGATGCCCCGACTGCGCGGCCGCGGGCACGGCGACCTCCACGTGCAGGTGCAGATCGTCACCCCCGAGAGCCTGAACGAGGAACAGCGCGAGGCCCTCGAGGCGTTCGCCGAGGCCGGCGGCGACGAGATCGAGGTCAACGAAGGCTTCTTCGAGAAGATCAAGCGGGCGTTCTAA